In Uranotaenia lowii strain MFRU-FL chromosome 2, ASM2978415v1, whole genome shotgun sequence, one genomic interval encodes:
- the LOC129748385 gene encoding chorion peroxidase — translation MTDERTPLTLGPPPPLDTDDPGYIHHVKSHETYRERQVKTFQCWICSAILGAFMIGIIISLSYIILGDPVPFSNSTDQDTANVTQPSAGFPDIFNLISFPLNDEPIPAWDAPNVTDQELADAISEGEKALGDKELLEEALTAPPVNSPTYRHQRAVSTTLAARLASKIGYVENKATKAIAKKFNIGKRHRRWSIGKGPATKVIHQNETQRCDFNARYRSNNGTCNNQKYPFSYGVALIPFRRQLTPDYGDGVSSPRTSADGKELASARQVSIDIHRPSYHSDPNFTVMLAVWGQFLDHDITSTALNQGVGGKAIECCDPGQPLHPECYPVPLGPGDPYFHEYNLTCMNFVRSIPAPTGHIGPRQQLNQATAYIDGSVVYGSDDAKVRRLRTGREGKLRMLTTPDGRALLPTSTDPNDGCNEEQMNAAGKYCFESGDERANENLHLTSMHLIWARHHNSLAEELKKVNPDWDDERLFQEARRILAAQMQHITYNEFLPLIIGADNSEKMGISPDPETDKDSYNATVDPSIANVFAAAAFRFAHTLLPGLMQKTRDPTSSRSGIELHKMLFNPYSLYGKSGLDDAIGGAMSTALGKYDRYFTSELTEHLFEKPSDLLTDRPCGLDLVSLNIQRGRDHGLPSYPHWRKHCHLPPVDSWAQVGEAVDPGSLEQMRKIYQQPENVDVYSGALSEPPVKGGIVGPLLTCLIGDQFLRLKQGDSFWYERRKGPQRFTRDQLHQIYNTRLSSIICRNSDAISHSPVYLMRKVSEINNPELPCVELDSFDFEVFRDRKGAPSARVKVPNSKMNVVVRPLTTVKSITGAEVLTEPNAPFTTDSEPMTSTVAS, via the exons ATGACGGATGAACGAACGCCATTAACTTTGGGACCACCGCCCCCACTGGATACGGATGATCCCGGATACATTCATCATGTCAAAAGTCACGAAACGTATCGGGAGCGGCAGGTGAAAACCTTTCAGTGCTGGATCTGTTCGGCCATCTT GGGGGCTTTCATGATTGGAATCATCATTAGCCTGAGCTACATAATTCTGGGCGATCCGGTTCCGTTTAGCAACAGCACCGATCAGGATACCGCGAATGTGACTCAACCATCGGCTGGTTTTCCGGATATTTTTAATCTCATTAGCTTCCCATTGAATG ATGAGCCAATTCCAGCTTGGGACGCTCCGAATGTTACCGATCAGGAGTTAGCGGACGCCATATCTGAGGGGGAGAAGGCACTCGGTGACAAAGAACTGCTGGAAGAAGCGCTAACGGCTCCACCAGTAAACTCGCCAACATACCGACATCAGCGGGCCGTCAGTACGACCCTAGCTGCTAGACTGGCATCGAAAATTGGCTACGTTGAGAACAAGGCCACCAAAGCGATTGCCAAGAAGTTTAACATCGGCAAACGTCATCGCCGGTGGAGTATTGGAAAGGGTCCAGCCACAAAAGTGATTCATCAGAACGAAACACAGAGATGCGATTTCAACGCTCGATATCGCAGTAACAACGGAACGTGCAATAATCAGAAATACCCTTTCAGTTATGGAGTGGCGTTGATCCCCTTTCGACGTCAGCTGACACCGGACTATGGAGATGGCGTTTCGAGCCCTCGAACCAGTGCTGATGGGAAGGAGTTGGCTAGTGCTCGTCAGGTTTCGATAGACATTCATCGGCCATCGTACCATAGCGATCCAAATTTTACCGTAATGTTGGCAGTCTGGGGACAATTTTTGGATCACGACATAACCTCGACGGCTTTGAATCAGGGTGTGGGTGGAAAAGCAATAGAATGCTGTGATCCTGGACAACCTTTACATCCGGAATGCTATCCAGTGCCGCTTGGCCCGGGTGATCCTTACTTCCATGAATACAATCTAACCTGCATGAACTTTGTTCGCTCGATTCCGGCACCAACAGGGCATATAGGACCACGCCAACAGTTGAATCAGGCAACTGCATATATTGACGGATCTGTCGTGTATGGATCTGATGATGCCAAAGTGCGAAGATTACGTACAGGTCGAGAAGGCAAACTACGTATGCTGACTACACCGGACGGCCGAGCGTTGCTTCCAACATCTACAGATCCGAACGATGGATGCAATGAAGAGCAGATGAACGCCGCCGGAAAGTATTGTTTTGAATCCGGAGATGAACGTGCTAACGAAAATCTTCATCTTACTTCGATGCATTTGATCTGGGCCAGGCATCATAATAGCTTGGCAGAGGAACTGAAAAAAGTCAACCCTGACTGGGACGATGAGCGTTTGTTTCAGGAGGCGAGAAGAATTCTTGCCGCGCAGATGCAACACATAACCTACAACGAGTTTTTGCCACTGATTATCGGGGCAGACAACAGTGAAAAGATGGGTATAAGTCCGGATCCAGAAACTGATAAAGACTCGTATAACGCAACCGTAGATCCTTCTATTGCCAATGTTTTCGCAGCGGCAGCATTTCGGTTTGCGCACACTCTTCTTCCT GGTCTGATGCAGAAGACAAGGGATCCAACTTCGTCCCGTTCCGGAATAGAGCTCCACAAAATGCTCTTCAATCCGTACTCCCTGTACGGTAAAAGTGGCCTCGATGATGCAATCGGTGGAGCCATGAGTACCGCACTGGGTAAGTACGATCGCTACTTCACCAGTGAGTTGACGGAGCATCTGTTCGAGAAACCATCGGATCTGTTAACCGATCGACCCTGTGGGCTGGATTTGGTTTCGCTAAACATTCAACGCGGTCGGGATCATGGGTTACCTTCGTATCCCCACTGGAGGAAGCACTGCCATCTACCGCCGGTAGATAGTTGGGCACAGGTCGGTGAAGCGGTTGATCCGGGATCGCTGGAACAGATGCGTAAGATTTACCAGCAGCCAGAAAACGTCGATGTTTATTCCGGCGCGTTAAGTGAACCTCCCGTCAAGGGAGGAATCGTAGGACCATTGCTTACATGCCTGATCGGGGACCAATTTCTTCGGCTTAAACAAGGTGATTCATTTTGGTACGAACGCCGAAAAGGTCCTCAACGGTTCACGAGAG ACCAGTTGCATCAAATCTACAATACTCGATTGTCCAGCATAATATGTCGCAATTCTGACGCCATTTCCCACTCTCCAGTCTATCTGATGCGAAAGGTCAGTGAAATAAACAATCCGGAGCTGCCATGCGTTGAGCTGGATTCGTTCGATTTCGAAGTATTTCGAGACAGAAAAGGTGCACCATCGGCTAGGGTTAAGGTACCCAACAGCAAGATGAACGTTGTGGTGAGGCCACTGACCACGGTTAAAAGTATTACTGGTGCTGAAGTTTTAACAGAACCCAACGCTCCTTTTACCACTGATTCTGAGCCTATGACGAGTACCGTTGCTTCATAA